Proteins from a single region of Streptomyces sp. Tu 3180:
- a CDS encoding LUD domain-containing protein — MSSRERILGRVRRALADVPKDDTPYERAVARDYLREHGGRTVEETVGLLAENLADYRAAVHRTDPAGLAGVVAGLLAARGASSVLVPPGLDEDWLASTEVTRVMDRAESTPHELDRVDSVVTACAVAVAETGTIVLDGSPDQGRRRITLVPDHHICVVRVPDQVVSSVPQALARLDPARPLTWISGPSATSDIELDRVEGVHGPRTLEVVLVG; from the coding sequence GTGAGCAGCAGGGAACGGATCCTGGGCCGGGTGCGGCGCGCCCTCGCCGACGTGCCGAAGGACGACACGCCGTACGAGCGGGCCGTCGCCCGTGACTATCTGCGCGAGCACGGCGGGCGCACCGTCGAGGAGACGGTGGGCCTCCTCGCGGAGAACCTGGCCGACTACCGGGCGGCCGTGCACCGTACGGACCCGGCAGGGCTGGCCGGGGTGGTCGCCGGGCTGCTCGCGGCGCGCGGCGCGTCGTCGGTGCTCGTTCCGCCCGGCCTCGACGAGGACTGGCTCGCCTCGACGGAGGTGACCCGGGTCATGGACCGGGCGGAGAGCACGCCGCACGAGCTGGACCGGGTCGACAGTGTGGTCACCGCCTGCGCGGTGGCGGTCGCCGAGACGGGCACGATCGTCCTGGACGGCTCCCCCGACCAGGGCCGCCGCCGCATCACCCTGGTCCCCGACCACCACATCTGCGTGGTCCGCGTCCCGGACCAGGTCGTCTCCTCCGTCCCCCAGGCCCTCGCACGCCTCGACCCGGCCCGCCCGCTCACCTGGATCTCCGGTCCCTCGGCGACCAGCGACATCGAACTCGACCGGGTGGAGGGCGTGCACGGACCGCGCACCCTGGAGGTCGTGCTGGTCGGGTGA
- a CDS encoding LutB/LldF family L-lactate oxidation iron-sulfur protein, translating into MSGTFIGMPAFPVAARDAVRDGTLRGNLRHATHTIRAKRAAAVAEVSDWAELREAGRRIKDHTLRHLDRYLVQLEEAVTAAGGTVHWAADAEEANRIVTRLVKETGESEVVKVKSMATQEIGLNEALEAEGIRAYETDLAELIVQLGEDRPSHILVPAIHRNRGEIREIFAREMSEWGRPAPEGLTDAPAELAEAARLHLREKFLRAKVGVSGANFMVAETGTLVVVESEGNGRMCLTLPETLISVVGIEKIVPAWQDLEVFLQTLPRSSTAERMNPYTSTWTGTTDEDGPRNFHLVLLDNGRTDTLADEVGRQALRCIRCSACLNVCPVYERAGGHAYGSVYPGPIGAILSPQLRGTGSEIDASLPYASSLCGACYEVCPVAIDIPEVLVHLRERVVEGGQVTRAGNKVVLQPAKGHAAERAAMRAARWALTRPGALRTGQRLASRTRRLHPRTLPGPGRAWSGTRDLPPVPAEPFRDWWQRTQGGKGAEK; encoded by the coding sequence ATGAGCGGGACTTTCATCGGGATGCCGGCGTTTCCGGTGGCCGCGCGGGACGCCGTACGGGACGGCACCCTGCGCGGCAATCTGCGGCACGCCACGCACACCATCCGGGCCAAGCGCGCCGCCGCGGTCGCCGAGGTGTCCGACTGGGCGGAGCTGCGGGAGGCCGGCAGGCGGATCAAGGACCACACGCTCCGTCACCTGGACCGCTACCTGGTGCAGTTGGAGGAGGCGGTCACGGCCGCGGGCGGCACCGTCCACTGGGCGGCCGACGCCGAGGAGGCCAACCGGATCGTGACCCGGCTCGTCAAGGAGACGGGCGAGTCGGAGGTCGTCAAGGTCAAGTCGATGGCCACGCAGGAGATCGGGCTCAACGAGGCGCTCGAGGCGGAGGGCATCCGCGCCTACGAGACCGACCTGGCCGAGCTGATCGTGCAGTTGGGCGAGGACCGGCCCTCACACATCCTGGTGCCGGCGATCCACCGCAACCGCGGGGAGATCCGGGAGATCTTCGCCCGGGAGATGAGCGAGTGGGGCCGCCCCGCCCCCGAAGGGCTGACGGACGCTCCCGCCGAACTCGCCGAGGCGGCCCGGCTGCACCTGCGGGAGAAGTTCCTGCGCGCCAAGGTCGGCGTCTCCGGCGCCAACTTCATGGTCGCCGAGACCGGCACGCTGGTGGTGGTGGAGTCCGAGGGCAACGGGCGGATGTGCCTGACCCTGCCCGAGACGCTGATCTCGGTCGTCGGCATCGAGAAGATCGTGCCAGCCTGGCAGGACCTGGAGGTGTTCCTGCAGACCCTCCCCCGCTCCTCGACCGCCGAGCGGATGAACCCGTACACCTCGACGTGGACCGGCACCACCGACGAGGACGGACCTCGGAACTTCCACCTGGTCCTGCTGGACAACGGCCGCACCGACACCCTCGCCGACGAGGTGGGCCGGCAGGCACTGCGCTGCATCCGCTGCTCCGCCTGCCTCAACGTGTGCCCGGTGTACGAGCGGGCCGGCGGCCACGCGTACGGCTCGGTCTACCCGGGACCGATCGGCGCCATCCTCAGCCCCCAGCTCCGGGGAACCGGAAGCGAGATCGACGCCTCCCTGCCGTACGCCTCGTCGCTGTGCGGGGCCTGCTACGAGGTGTGCCCGGTCGCCATCGACATCCCCGAGGTGCTGGTGCATCTGCGGGAGCGGGTGGTGGAGGGCGGACAGGTGACGCGGGCGGGCAACAAGGTGGTGCTGCAACCGGCGAAGGGGCACGCCGCCGAGCGCGCCGCGATGCGCGCCGCCCGCTGGGCGCTCACGCGCCCGGGGGCGCTGCGCACCGGCCAGCGCCTGGCCTCGCGCACCCGGCGCCTCCATCCGCGCACCCTGCCGGGCCCCGGCCGGGCGTGGAGCGGCACCCGGGACCTGCCGCCGGTGCCGGCGGAACCGTTCCGTGACTGGTGGCAGCGTACGCAGGGCGGGAAGGGAGCGGAGAAGTGA
- a CDS encoding (Fe-S)-binding protein: MRVALFLTCVNDTLYPDTGRAVVKLLTRLGVDVDFPMAQTCCGQAHYNTGYRHEAEPLARHFSDVFGEYEAIVTPSGSCGAMVRELYPRMGERARAEGRGDTLAATLAPVVPKTYELTEFLVDVLGVTDVGAYYPHKVTYHPTCHGLRGLGLGERPRRLLRAVKGLELVELPGAGECCGFGGTFALKNSDVSAAMGTDKVRNAESTGAEVLCAADNSCLMHLGGTMTRLRTGMRPVHIAEILASTEEEPAV; this comes from the coding sequence ATGCGTGTCGCACTGTTCCTGACCTGTGTCAACGACACGCTGTATCCGGACACCGGGCGCGCCGTGGTGAAACTCCTGACCAGGCTGGGCGTCGACGTCGACTTCCCGATGGCGCAGACCTGTTGCGGGCAGGCGCACTACAACACGGGCTATCGGCACGAGGCCGAGCCGCTCGCCCGGCATTTCTCCGATGTCTTCGGGGAGTACGAGGCGATCGTGACGCCGTCCGGGTCGTGCGGGGCGATGGTGCGGGAGCTGTATCCGCGGATGGGTGAGCGGGCCCGGGCGGAGGGGCGCGGGGACACCCTCGCGGCGACGCTGGCCCCGGTGGTGCCGAAGACGTACGAGCTCACGGAGTTCCTGGTGGACGTGCTGGGGGTGACGGACGTCGGGGCGTACTACCCGCACAAGGTGACCTACCACCCGACCTGTCACGGACTGCGCGGGCTGGGCCTGGGCGAGCGGCCCCGGCGGCTGCTGCGGGCGGTGAAGGGGCTGGAGCTGGTCGAGCTGCCGGGCGCCGGGGAGTGCTGTGGTTTCGGCGGCACCTTCGCCCTGAAGAACTCCGATGTCTCGGCGGCGATGGGCACCGACAAGGTGCGCAACGCCGAGTCGACGGGGGCCGAGGTGCTGTGCGCGGCGGACAACTCCTGTCTGATGCACCTCGGCGGAACGATGACCAGACTGCGGACCGGCATGCGGCCGGTGCACATCGCGGAGATCCTGGCGAGCACGGAGGAGGAGCCGGCCGTATGA
- a CDS encoding rhamnulokinase family protein translates to MSAAVKRYAAVDLGASSGRVMVGRVGPDSLELTEVNRFPNRPVRVPEGLRWDVLSLYAGVLDGLKAAGAVDSVGIDSWAVDYGLLDADGALLGNPVHYRDSRTEGIAEEVWATVPAEELYAATGLQYAPFNTLYQLAAARGSAQLAQAKRLLLIPDLLTYWLTGEQGTELTNASTTQLIDPRTRDWAHGLAERLGIDLGLFAPLRRPGDAAGVLRPEVLEETGLAGPVPVTAVGSHDTASAVAAVPADGERFAYICTGTWSLAGLELDAPVLTEESRAANFTNELGLDGTVRYLRNIMGLWLLQECLRAWGQPDLGALLLDAGRVPALRSVVDAGDAAFLAPGRMPERIAEACRDSGQPVPATPAEITRCILDSLALAHRKAVTDAQRLAGRPADVVHIVGGGTRNALLCQLTADACGLPVVSGPTEAAALGNVLVQARAHGLVGDLAGMRRLLTRTQLLTRYEPRGGTQRWQAAQARLARG, encoded by the coding sequence ATGAGTGCCGCCGTGAAGCGGTACGCCGCGGTCGACCTCGGCGCGTCCAGCGGGCGCGTCATGGTCGGCCGCGTCGGCCCCGACAGCCTGGAGCTGACCGAGGTCAACCGCTTCCCCAACCGGCCGGTGCGGGTGCCCGAAGGGCTGCGCTGGGACGTCCTCTCGCTGTACGCCGGGGTGCTGGACGGGCTGAAGGCGGCCGGCGCGGTGGATTCCGTCGGCATCGACAGCTGGGCCGTGGACTACGGGCTGCTGGACGCGGACGGGGCGCTGCTCGGCAACCCCGTGCACTACCGCGACAGCCGTACCGAGGGGATCGCGGAGGAGGTGTGGGCGACCGTGCCCGCCGAGGAGCTGTACGCGGCGACCGGGCTGCAGTACGCGCCGTTCAACACGCTGTACCAGCTGGCGGCGGCCCGCGGCTCGGCCCAACTGGCTCAGGCGAAAAGGCTGTTGCTGATCCCGGACCTGCTGACGTACTGGCTGACGGGCGAGCAGGGCACGGAGCTGACCAACGCCTCGACCACCCAGCTGATCGACCCGCGCACCCGCGACTGGGCGCACGGCCTCGCGGAGCGCCTCGGCATCGACCTCGGGCTGTTCGCGCCGCTGCGCCGGCCCGGGGACGCGGCCGGGGTACTGCGGCCCGAGGTCCTGGAGGAGACCGGGCTGGCCGGACCGGTCCCGGTGACGGCGGTCGGCTCGCACGACACCGCGTCCGCGGTGGCCGCCGTACCGGCGGACGGCGAACGGTTCGCGTACATCTGCACCGGCACCTGGTCGCTGGCCGGGCTGGAGCTGGACGCGCCGGTGCTCACCGAGGAGAGCCGGGCCGCCAACTTCACCAATGAGCTGGGGCTGGACGGCACGGTCCGCTATCTGCGCAACATCATGGGCCTGTGGCTGCTCCAGGAGTGCCTGCGGGCCTGGGGACAGCCGGATCTGGGCGCGCTGCTCCTCGACGCGGGCAGGGTTCCGGCGCTGCGGTCGGTGGTGGACGCCGGGGACGCGGCGTTCCTCGCGCCCGGGCGGATGCCGGAGCGGATCGCCGAGGCCTGCCGGGACTCGGGACAGCCCGTGCCGGCCACCCCCGCCGAGATCACCCGGTGCATCCTCGACTCGCTCGCCCTGGCCCACCGCAAGGCCGTCACCGACGCGCAGCGGCTCGCCGGGCGGCCGGCCGACGTCGTGCACATCGTGGGCGGCGGCACCCGCAACGCCCTGCTGTGCCAGCTGACCGCCGACGCCTGCGGGCTGCCGGTGGTGTCCGGGCCGACGGAGGCGGCGGCGCTGGGCAATGTGCTGGTGCAGGCCCGTGCCCACGGACTGGTCGGCGACCTGGCCGGGATGCGGCGGCTGCTCACCCGTACGCAACTGCTGACGCGGTACGAACCGCGCGGCGGTACGCAGCGGTGGCAGGCGGCGCAGGCCCGGCTCGCCCGGGGCTGA
- a CDS encoding bifunctional aldolase/short-chain dehydrogenase, translating into MSAHPEAAALLARSHRLGADPRNTNYAGGNTSAKGTGTDPVTGGDVELMWVKGSGGDLGTLTGAGLAVLRLDRLRGLVDVYPGVEREDEMVAAFDYCLHGKGGAAPSIDTAMHGLVDAAHVDHLHPDSGIALACAADGEKLTAECFGDTVVWVPWRRPGFQLGLDIAAVKEANPQAIGCVLGGHGITAWGDTSEECERNSLHIIRTAEEFLAERGRPEPFGPVIEGYEALPGAERRERAAALAPYVRAVASQDRPQVGHFDDSDVVLDFLARAEHPRLTALGTSCPDHFLRTKVRPLVLDLPPSAPLDEAVARLKELHAAYREEYAAYYARHAEPDSPAMRGADPAIVLVPGVGMFSFGKDKQTARVAGEFYVNAINVMRGAEAVSTYAPIEESEKFRIEYWALEEAKLRRMPKPKALATRVALVTGAGSGIGKAIARRLVAEGACVVVADLNGENAAAVAEELGGPDKAVAVTVDVTSEEQIAEAFRAAVLAFGGVDLVVNNAGISVSKPLLETSAKDWDLQHDIMARGSFLVSREAARVMIAQRLGGDIVYIASKNAVFAGPNNIAYSATKADQAHQVRLLAAELGEHGIRVNGVNPDGVVRGSGIFASGWGAERAAVYGVPEEKLGEFYAQRTLLKREVLPEHVANAVFALTGGDLTHTTGLHVPVDAGVAAAFLR; encoded by the coding sequence ATGTCTGCCCATCCCGAAGCCGCCGCTCTCCTCGCCCGGTCCCACCGGCTCGGTGCTGATCCCCGTAACACCAACTACGCCGGCGGCAACACCTCCGCCAAGGGCACCGGCACCGACCCCGTCACCGGCGGTGACGTCGAGCTGATGTGGGTCAAGGGGTCCGGCGGGGACCTCGGGACGCTCACCGGGGCGGGGCTTGCCGTGCTGCGGCTGGACCGGCTGCGCGGGCTCGTCGACGTCTACCCGGGCGTCGAGCGCGAGGACGAGATGGTCGCCGCGTTCGACTACTGCCTGCACGGCAAGGGCGGTGCGGCCCCGTCGATCGACACCGCGATGCACGGGCTCGTCGACGCCGCGCACGTGGACCACCTCCACCCCGACTCCGGGATCGCGCTCGCCTGCGCGGCCGACGGGGAGAAGCTGACCGCCGAGTGCTTCGGCGACACCGTGGTGTGGGTGCCGTGGCGGCGGCCCGGTTTCCAGCTCGGGCTGGACATCGCCGCCGTGAAGGAGGCCAACCCGCAGGCCATCGGGTGTGTGCTCGGCGGGCACGGCATCACCGCGTGGGGCGACACCTCCGAGGAGTGCGAGCGCAACTCCCTGCACATCATCCGCACCGCCGAGGAGTTCCTCGCCGAGCGCGGCCGGCCGGAGCCGTTCGGACCGGTGATCGAGGGGTACGAGGCGCTGCCCGGGGCCGAACGGCGGGAGCGGGCGGCCGCCCTGGCGCCGTACGTGCGGGCCGTCGCCTCGCAGGACCGGCCGCAGGTCGGCCACTTCGACGACTCCGACGTCGTACTGGACTTCCTGGCCCGCGCCGAGCACCCGCGGCTGACCGCGCTGGGCACCTCCTGCCCGGACCACTTCCTGCGCACCAAGGTCCGGCCGCTGGTCCTCGATCTGCCGCCGTCCGCCCCGCTCGACGAGGCGGTCGCCCGGCTGAAGGAGCTGCACGCGGCCTACCGCGAGGAGTACGCCGCCTACTACGCGCGGCACGCGGAGCCGGACTCCCCCGCGATGCGCGGGGCCGACCCGGCGATCGTACTGGTGCCGGGTGTGGGCATGTTCAGCTTCGGCAAGGACAAGCAGACCGCGCGGGTGGCCGGCGAGTTCTACGTCAACGCGATCAACGTGATGCGCGGAGCCGAGGCGGTCTCCACGTACGCGCCGATCGAGGAGTCGGAGAAGTTCCGCATCGAGTACTGGGCGCTGGAGGAGGCCAAGCTCCGGCGGATGCCGAAGCCGAAGGCGCTGGCCACCCGGGTGGCGCTGGTGACCGGTGCGGGCAGCGGCATCGGGAAGGCGATCGCGCGGCGGCTGGTGGCCGAGGGCGCGTGCGTCGTCGTGGCGGACCTGAACGGGGAGAACGCCGCCGCCGTCGCCGAGGAACTGGGCGGACCCGACAAGGCCGTCGCCGTCACCGTGGACGTCACCTCGGAGGAGCAGATCGCCGAGGCGTTCCGGGCGGCGGTGCTGGCGTTCGGCGGCGTGGACCTGGTGGTGAACAACGCCGGCATCTCCGTCTCCAAGCCGCTGCTGGAGACGTCCGCGAAGGACTGGGACCTCCAGCACGACATCATGGCCCGCGGCTCCTTCCTCGTCTCGCGGGAGGCGGCCCGGGTGATGATCGCGCAGCGGCTGGGCGGCGACATCGTCTACATCGCCTCCAAGAACGCCGTCTTCGCCGGCCCGAACAACATCGCCTACTCGGCCACCAAGGCCGACCAGGCCCACCAGGTGCGGCTGCTGGCCGCCGAGCTGGGTGAACACGGCATCCGGGTCAACGGCGTCAACCCGGACGGCGTGGTGCGCGGTTCCGGGATCTTCGCGAGCGGCTGGGGCGCCGAGCGCGCCGCCGTGTACGGGGTGCCGGAGGAGAAGCTGGGCGAGTTCTACGCCCAGCGCACGCTGCTGAAGCGGGAGGTGCTGCCCGAGCACGTGGCGAACGCCGTGTTCGCGCTGACCGGCGGCGACCTCACCCACACCACCGGCCTGCACGTCCCGGTCGACGCCGGCGTCGCCGCCGCGTTCCTGCGATGA